From Thermodesulfovibrionia bacterium, one genomic window encodes:
- a CDS encoding formate hydrogenlyase, producing MNIEIAIKLTSFLAAFVLLTAFGMLVQRRMYGLVNLFAWQGFFLSINTAIVGFVAGKHHLYISSALTLMLKVILLPYILHVLIRRLKLQKEIEVVVNIPMTMLIGIALVIFSYHLTAPVRELSTLVTRSTLAVALATVMIGMLMMITRKHAVTQIIGFLAMENGLFFAATSATYGMPLVVELGVALDVLIAAFIFGIFFFHIHTTFDSLDVEQMERLKEDD from the coding sequence ATGAATATAGAAATTGCTATTAAATTAACAAGTTTTCTCGCGGCATTCGTGCTGCTCACCGCATTCGGCATGCTGGTGCAGAGACGGATGTACGGCCTTGTAAACCTGTTCGCGTGGCAGGGGTTCTTTCTCTCTATAAATACCGCCATAGTCGGTTTTGTCGCCGGGAAGCATCACCTTTATATCTCTTCCGCGCTCACGCTGATGCTGAAGGTTATCCTGCTGCCGTATATCCTGCATGTGCTCATACGGCGGCTTAAACTTCAGAAAGAGATAGAGGTAGTTGTAAATATCCCGATGACCATGCTGATAGGCATAGCCCTTGTCATATTCTCTTATCACCTGACCGCGCCTGTCAGAGAGCTTTCAACTCTTGTAACGCGTTCGACGCTGGCTGTCGCGCTTGCCACCGTCATGATAGGAATGCTTATGATGATAACGAGAAAACATGCCGTCACCCAGATAATAGGATTTCTCGCTATGGAGAACGGCCTCTTCTTCGCAGCCACCAGCGCGACATACGGTATGCCGCTTGTAGTTGAACTCGGGGTCGCACTTGATGTCCTTATAGCTGCGTTTATATTCGGGATATTCTTTTTTCATATACACACTACATTTGACAGCCTTGATGTTGAACAGATGGAAAGGCTGAAAGAGGATGACTGA
- a CDS encoding hydrogenase 4 subunit F — protein sequence MILLTLLLVPLVAAVILAFVGDRRLAPEINILGSAATFAAGVGLALQVYENGPMLAGGKFFFVDAFNVYLAVLTSFVSMTTAIFSRRYMRREREHGRVGHLGMRFYHAMFQLFIFAMLLCLLTNNIGVLWIAMELATLSTVLLVSLYRTPTAIEAAWKYFILCGVGISQALFGTVLLYFAAEKVLGEGGEALLWTNLNQVSGSLEPTVLSLAFVFLMVGYGTKVGLVPMHNWLPDAHSEGPTPISAVLSGLLLNVALYALVRCKVLVDGSTHTHHAGNIMMGFGLLSILVAAFSLLRQKDIKRMFSYSSIEHMGIATFAFGLGGPIATFGGLLHMLVHSLAKSSIFFTVGHASQMHRTQEMDKIKGLFKGNPLVGWGMMFGVMAIAGMPPFGIFTSEFLILTATIKDAPMLTPFLLLGLAVAFAALFRKVQPMVSGEIPSYQKFLKVAHVPVLLHLILVFILGIYLPDFLSKWFHTAAELIK from the coding sequence GTGATACTTCTTACATTATTGCTCGTGCCGCTTGTTGCCGCTGTCATACTTGCATTCGTAGGCGACAGAAGGCTGGCGCCTGAGATAAATATCCTGGGTTCTGCTGCCACGTTTGCGGCAGGTGTGGGACTGGCTTTGCAGGTGTATGAGAATGGGCCCATGCTGGCAGGCGGGAAGTTCTTCTTTGTTGACGCCTTTAATGTCTACCTGGCGGTCCTCACCTCTTTTGTCTCCATGACAACAGCCATCTTCAGCAGGCGGTACATGAGGAGGGAGAGGGAGCATGGGCGTGTCGGCCATCTGGGCATGCGTTTTTATCACGCGATGTTTCAGCTCTTCATCTTTGCGATGCTACTCTGCCTTTTGACAAATAATATCGGCGTGCTCTGGATCGCGATGGAGCTTGCCACATTGTCCACGGTATTGCTCGTATCCTTATACAGAACGCCGACCGCTATCGAGGCGGCATGGAAATACTTTATACTCTGCGGCGTTGGTATCTCACAGGCGCTCTTTGGAACGGTGCTCCTCTACTTTGCAGCTGAAAAGGTGCTCGGCGAAGGCGGTGAGGCGCTGCTCTGGACAAACCTGAACCAGGTGAGCGGAAGCCTTGAACCCACTGTTCTTTCGTTAGCGTTCGTCTTTCTCATGGTCGGTTACGGCACAAAGGTAGGCTTGGTGCCTATGCATAACTGGCTGCCGGATGCGCATAGTGAAGGCCCCACTCCCATATCAGCCGTGCTTTCAGGACTGCTGTTGAATGTAGCGCTATACGCTCTGGTGCGGTGCAAGGTGCTTGTGGACGGCTCTACTCATACACACCATGCGGGCAATATAATGATGGGCTTCGGCCTTCTCTCGATACTCGTAGCTGCTTTTTCGCTCCTCAGGCAGAAGGATATAAAGCGCATGTTCTCATATTCATCAATAGAGCATATGGGCATCGCGACATTCGCCTTCGGCCTTGGAGGCCCTATCGCCACTTTCGGCGGGCTTCTGCACATGCTTGTGCACAGCCTGGCAAAGTCATCCATATTTTTTACCGTAGGCCACGCCTCGCAGATGCACAGGACACAGGAGATGGACAAGATCAAAGGACTTTTCAAAGGCAACCCTCTTGTAGGATGGGGCATGATGTTCGGGGTGATGGCTATCGCAGGCATGCCGCCGTTTGGGATATTCACAAGCGAGTTCCTTATATTGACAGCGACGATAAAGGACGCGCCTATGTTAACGCCGTTTCTTCTGCTGGGGCTTGCGGTGGCATTTGCCGCGCTCTTCAGAAAAGTTCAGCCCATGGTCTCAGGCGAGATTCCTTCTTATCAGAAGTTTCTCAAGGTCGCGCATGTGCCTGTGCTGCTGCATCTGATACTGGTCTTTATTCTCGGCATTTATCTGCCGGATTTTCTCAGTAAATGGTTTCATACCGCTGCGGAGCTGATCAAATGA
- a CDS encoding NADH-quinone oxidoreductase subunit H — translation MKFYRFIIEIVQIAMLLACAPAFTGWVRMLKCWSQGRTTAGLFQPYRDLAKLFSKDMILADNATWIFRFTPYLVFGTAVLAGAIIPMLSILPIASTADVIVLVALFAIARFFTALAGMDMGTAFGGMGSSREMTIASLAEPAMLMAIFTVSLATGSTSLSHMVEVIYSGQTVIRPSIGFAMLAFILIALAETGRIPVDNPATHLELTMIHEAMILEYSGRHLALIEWAGMMKLFLFVMIGIATFAPWGIAESGDISILAVAFLFMVLKLVFIGIGLVLIETGLAKMRIFRLTDFLGAAFLLATLGMLSYFMLE, via the coding sequence ATGAAATTTTACAGATTCATAATAGAAATAGTTCAGATAGCTATGCTTCTCGCATGCGCGCCCGCATTTACGGGATGGGTGAGGATGCTGAAGTGCTGGTCGCAGGGCCGCACAACAGCAGGCCTGTTCCAGCCTTACAGAGATCTTGCGAAATTATTTTCAAAAGATATGATACTGGCTGACAATGCGACATGGATATTCCGTTTTACTCCTTATCTCGTATTCGGGACCGCTGTGCTCGCGGGCGCTATCATCCCCATGCTCTCTATCCTCCCGATAGCATCTACTGCGGACGTAATTGTGCTTGTCGCGCTCTTTGCCATAGCGCGTTTTTTCACAGCGCTCGCAGGCATGGATATGGGAACGGCCTTCGGCGGCATGGGGTCAAGCCGCGAAATGACGATAGCATCCCTTGCCGAACCCGCAATGCTCATGGCTATCTTCACGGTCTCTCTGGCCACAGGGTCAACCTCCCTGTCGCATATGGTGGAGGTGATATACAGCGGGCAGACCGTTATAAGGCCTTCCATAGGATTCGCCATGCTTGCTTTTATATTGATCGCGCTGGCTGAGACCGGCAGGATACCGGTGGATAATCCTGCAACGCACCTTGAGCTCACCATGATCCATGAGGCCATGATACTTGAATATTCAGGCAGGCACCTCGCACTTATTGAATGGGCCGGCATGATGAAGCTTTTTCTTTTTGTAATGATAGGGATCGCAACATTTGCTCCGTGGGGGATCGCGGAATCAGGGGATATTAGCATACTCGCTGTCGCATTCCTTTTCATGGTTTTGAAACTTGTATTCATAGGAATAGGGCTTGTGCTGATAGAGACAGGGCTTGCGAAGATGAGGATATTCCGGCTGACAGATTTCCTCGGTGCCGCGTTCCTGCTGGCAACGCTCGGCATGCTCTCTTATTTTATGCTGGAGTAA
- the cysK gene encoding cysteine synthase A gives MKATENILTLIGNTPIVRLNHIPGPDDAEVWAKLEGFNPGGSVKDRIALSMIETAEAEGRLKPGGTIIEPTSGNTGIGLAMVASVKGYKLILTMSEAMSLERRQTFQAFGAEVVLSPAPKGMLGAVIEAETIFKNNPDYYMPMQFENPANPEVHRKTTAVEIIDALGIDIDGFVAGVGTGGTITGVGEVLREKKPDVWIAAVEPAGSPVLSGGNPGPHKLAGIGAGFYPGVLNTKIYDEVITVTDDDAKAMSQRLAKEEGIFCGISSGAALCAALKVAKKLGKGKRVVTVFPDRGDRYLSTGLFGPQV, from the coding sequence ATGAAAGCGACTGAAAACATATTGACCTTGATAGGCAATACGCCTATTGTAAGGCTTAACCACATTCCAGGCCCTGATGATGCAGAGGTATGGGCGAAGCTTGAAGGCTTTAACCCCGGAGGCTCGGTAAAGGACAGGATAGCCCTCTCCATGATAGAGACTGCTGAAGCAGAAGGAAGGCTGAAGCCGGGCGGAACTATCATTGAACCTACAAGCGGCAATACAGGCATCGGGCTTGCGATGGTTGCTTCAGTAAAGGGCTACAAGCTTATACTTACCATGTCAGAGGCGATGTCCCTTGAGAGGCGGCAGACATTTCAGGCGTTTGGCGCAGAGGTCGTATTATCCCCTGCACCGAAAGGGATGTTAGGCGCAGTTATTGAGGCTGAGACTATCTTTAAAAATAACCCTGATTACTATATGCCGATGCAGTTTGAAAATCCCGCAAATCCTGAAGTTCACAGAAAAACAACGGCAGTCGAAATAATCGATGCCCTTGGTATTGATATTGACGGGTTTGTCGCAGGAGTGGGAACAGGCGGAACCATAACAGGTGTAGGCGAAGTTTTAAGAGAGAAGAAGCCTGATGTATGGATAGCTGCTGTTGAGCCTGCAGGTTCTCCGGTGCTATCAGGCGGAAATCCCGGCCCGCATAAACTGGCAGGGATAGGCGCAGGTTTTTATCCCGGCGTGCTCAATACGAAGATATATGATGAAGTCATAACCGTAACTGACGATGATGCCAAGGCCATGTCACAGCGCCTTGCAAAAGAAGAGGGGATATTCTGCGGCATATCTTCAGGCGCAGCATTGTGCGCCGCTCTTAAGGTGGCAAAGAAGCTTGGAAAAGGGAAAAGGGTTGTCACGGTCTTCCCGGACAGAGGCGACAGGTATTTGAGCACAGGTTTGTTCGGGCCCCAGGTTTAG
- a CDS encoding NADH-quinone oxidoreductase subunit B family protein, with translation MIRILKQIFRTGIVTEPLLPEVDAEIQEVGAELKKAIGKRFSRSLTIRQVDAGSCNGCELEIHAINNPIYNCERFGIHFTASPRFADMLLVTGPVTRNMEIALRRTYNATPHPKLVVAVGDCGCNGGIFGESYASLGGIDKVIPVDVVIPGCPPTPAAILNGILRAVGNR, from the coding sequence ATGATAAGGATACTTAAACAGATATTCAGGACAGGAATTGTGACAGAGCCGCTTCTGCCGGAGGTTGACGCTGAGATTCAGGAAGTCGGCGCAGAACTGAAAAAGGCTATTGGGAAACGTTTCAGCAGGAGCCTTACGATCAGGCAGGTGGACGCAGGCTCATGCAACGGGTGCGAGCTTGAGATACATGCGATAAATAATCCGATCTATAACTGCGAGAGATTCGGCATCCACTTCACCGCATCGCCGAGGTTCGCGGATATGCTTCTGGTCACAGGCCCTGTGACGAGGAATATGGAGATAGCCCTGCGCAGAACTTATAACGCAACGCCACATCCGAAACTTGTTGTCGCTGTCGGCGACTGCGGATGCAACGGCGGAATATTCGGCGAGAGCTACGCATCCCTCGGCGGAATTGACAAGGTCATACCAGTAGATGTTGTCATCCCCGGATGCCCGCCAACCCCGGCTGCGATCCTCAATGGGATACTCAGAGCGGTAGGGAACAGATAA
- a CDS encoding protein kinase codes for MKTIDSFNLQPGYIIAGKYKVVSKLGEGWEGEVYKIAELRTGIERTAKLFYPKRDIGSKTSMRYAKKLHKLRHCPMLIKYHAGETFTFEKATITALISEYVKGEGLSSFLKNLPGKRLHPFEAVHLLHILAKGIEQVHQYNEYHGDLHLDNIIVSRSGLSFEVKLLDFYHWEATKSENQQSDIVDLIRVFYDSLGGARYYSRHPAFIKQICCGLKHSMILKKFRTVSILRKYLETMEW; via the coding sequence ATGAAGACAATTGATTCTTTTAACCTGCAGCCGGGGTACATAATCGCCGGAAAATACAAGGTCGTCTCAAAGCTCGGTGAGGGATGGGAGGGCGAGGTATATAAGATCGCTGAGCTCCGCACAGGCATAGAGAGGACGGCGAAGCTCTTTTACCCGAAGCGGGATATCGGCAGCAAGACTTCCATGCGTTACGCGAAGAAGCTCCACAAGCTGCGCCACTGCCCCATGCTTATCAAATACCACGCAGGAGAGACATTCACATTCGAAAAAGCCACGATCACCGCTCTGATATCTGAATACGTCAAAGGAGAGGGGCTCTCAAGTTTTTTAAAGAATCTCCCGGGCAAACGGCTCCATCCCTTTGAGGCGGTACATCTTCTGCACATCCTGGCAAAAGGGATCGAGCAGGTGCATCAATACAATGAATATCACGGCGACCTGCATCTGGACAATATAATCGTCAGCCGTTCAGGGCTCTCATTTGAGGTTAAGCTGCTAGACTTTTACCACTGGGAGGCGACGAAGAGCGAAAATCAGCAGAGTGATATAGTCGACCTTATCAGGGTCTTTTATGACTCGCTCGGAGGTGCAAGATACTATTCCAGGCATCCTGCTTTCATAAAACAGATTTGCTGCGGCCTGAAGCATTCAATGATACTCAAGAAGTTCCGCACCGTATCCATCCTGCGAAAATACCTTGAGACGATGGAGTGGTGA
- a CDS encoding NADH-quinone oxidoreductase subunit C, with product MSVLLDAIKSSLGSDAGCDECRYTASMLFCSVPRERFVDAAKAMRKVHALLVAEWAADETPFNRGFGIYACYRWGAEYLIVKTEAPFEDPAFPTLTKQFLPAYRFERQIKSLMGVTAAGHPDSRPWIKFEDWPEDAWPLRKSFDASKPMPRVAGEYKFLSAEGEGVYEIPVGPVHAGIIEPGHFRFQAVGEDILNLEERLGYVHKGIEKKFESLSWKDGSRLAGRVSGDTTAAHSLGYCMALESMTGCKVPERAQWLRALFLERERIANHLGDLGAICNDAAFAFMLYQMSRLREIMLRTNHELFGHRFMMDRIIPGGIAVDIEADGKELILSELKQIAKEFNRLVKIYDQNSSLEDRVRDTGILIPDKARRLCQVGIVARASGLNLDCRTQNPFPPYDRIKVNVPVLISGDVHARAWVRVEEVRESIRIIREILNTLPSGAISSDVGLPSPDTYGFSAVEGWRGEIVYWLQSGPKGEVNRCMVRDPSSVNWLGLEQAVLGNIVPDFPLCNKSFNQSYSGNDL from the coding sequence ATGAGCGTACTGTTAGATGCGATAAAATCCTCTCTCGGATCAGATGCCGGATGTGACGAATGCCGGTATACGGCATCAATGTTGTTCTGCAGCGTGCCGAGGGAGAGATTTGTCGATGCTGCTAAAGCGATGAGAAAGGTACATGCCCTGCTCGTTGCCGAATGGGCAGCAGATGAAACTCCGTTCAACAGGGGCTTCGGAATATACGCCTGTTACAGATGGGGTGCGGAGTATTTGATCGTTAAGACAGAGGCGCCGTTTGAAGACCCGGCATTCCCGACTCTCACAAAACAGTTCCTTCCGGCATACCGCTTTGAACGGCAGATCAAGAGCCTTATGGGCGTTACTGCCGCAGGGCATCCTGACTCAAGGCCCTGGATAAAGTTTGAAGACTGGCCTGAGGACGCATGGCCGCTAAGAAAATCTTTTGACGCGTCAAAGCCGATGCCTCGTGTTGCAGGTGAATATAAATTTTTAAGCGCAGAGGGTGAGGGTGTTTATGAGATACCTGTTGGGCCTGTGCACGCAGGGATAATTGAACCGGGACATTTCCGCTTTCAGGCTGTTGGAGAGGATATCCTTAATCTTGAGGAGAGACTCGGATATGTTCATAAGGGGATTGAGAAAAAGTTTGAGTCGCTTTCGTGGAAAGATGGATCAAGGCTTGCGGGCCGGGTCTCAGGAGATACAACCGCTGCGCACAGCCTCGGCTATTGCATGGCGCTGGAGTCCATGACCGGATGCAAAGTGCCTGAACGGGCGCAGTGGCTGCGCGCGCTCTTTCTTGAGAGGGAGCGAATAGCCAACCACCTTGGAGACCTCGGCGCCATATGCAATGACGCCGCATTCGCCTTCATGCTCTATCAGATGTCGAGGCTTAGGGAGATCATGCTGCGCACCAATCACGAGCTCTTCGGCCACAGGTTCATGATGGACAGGATCATCCCCGGAGGCATTGCAGTTGATATTGAAGCAGATGGAAAGGAATTGATACTCTCCGAGCTGAAACAGATTGCAAAGGAGTTCAACAGGCTCGTGAAGATCTATGATCAGAATTCATCACTTGAAGACAGGGTGAGGGATACCGGCATACTTATTCCTGACAAGGCGAGAAGGCTCTGCCAGGTTGGGATAGTGGCAAGGGCAAGCGGCCTGAACCTCGACTGCCGCACACAGAACCCTTTTCCGCCATATGACCGCATCAAAGTGAATGTGCCTGTTCTTATCTCAGGCGATGTCCATGCGCGCGCATGGGTCAGGGTTGAAGAGGTAAGAGAATCAATACGCATCATACGCGAGATACTGAATACGCTTCCATCAGGAGCGATATCATCAGACGTCGGCCTTCCATCTCCTGATACATACGGATTTTCCGCTGTTGAGGGATGGCGCGGAGAGATAGTTTACTGGCTTCAGTCAGGGCCGAAAGGCGAGGTCAACAGATGCATGGTGAGAGACCCTTCCAGCGTCAACTGGCTCGGGCTTGAGCAGGCTGTGCTTGGCAACATCGTGCCTGACTTTCCGCTCTGCAATAAAAGTTTTAACCAGTCTTATTCAGGGAATGACCTATGA
- a CDS encoding glutaredoxin family protein, which yields MVKLTFYYKEGCWLCDAAEEMLNGLKERHGIIINKVNIESSDELYELYRFDIPVFEFEDGSTLNGRVKKKDLLAKFNDNIK from the coding sequence ATGGTCAAACTGACCTTCTACTATAAAGAAGGATGCTGGCTCTGTGATGCTGCCGAGGAGATGCTGAACGGCCTTAAGGAGAGGCACGGCATCATCATCAATAAGGTCAACATCGAATCAAGTGATGAGCTTTACGAGCTCTACAGGTTTGACATCCCGGTATTTGAGTTTGAAGACGGTTCGACACTTAACGGCAGGGTGAAGAAGAAGGATCTGCTTGCCAAATTTAATGACAACATAAAATAG
- the hyfB gene encoding hydrogenase 4 subunit B encodes MIDPLELIALSVLLPLLYILFVPLLKWNQRILINSCFLLSSVASILGIAGGIWAVGSGITSQIVLPLGLPDLPFHLRLDPLAGFFITVICLLSFFISIYSMGYIKGYLGRRPVTSLVVFYCLFLAGMMMVVLADDALFFMISWEVMAAASYFLVMFEDDRIENRRAAFLYLTIAHVGAMAILLSFGVMAGLATGFESFNGYTFDAMRQAEFPLTWAAVAFFLAFFGFAAKAGVIPLHVWLPEAHPVAPSNISALMSGVMLKTAIYGIIRVSFDLIRVFPWWWGAIVLIFGLISAVMGVLYALMQNDLKRLLAYSSVENVGIILIGIGLSMIFTSFNMPLMAALALIAGLYHTMNHAMFKGLLFMGAGVVLHATKERNMEEMGGLIHRMPWTAALFLVGCVSISALPPFNGFVSEWLTLQAFLLSPALPIPMLRLLIPLGAALLALTGALAAACFVKAFGVTFLGHWRGRRNPRINEGSWFMRSGMILAALSCLALGILPTFFISWLDNIPAQLIGTKINASTGAYGWIWLTPVAPERASYSGISVFFGLLFVVAATYIVLHIRRSSVTRVPIWDCGFQKLNQRMQYNSTSFAMPLRRIFGFLFNIKEGVKLIPQQAGHNAFPRRINYSLRIRDRFWGWLYMPIIQSSFWVARQAGRLQQGRIQVYLIYSFITIIVLLIFSR; translated from the coding sequence ATGATCGATCCTCTTGAATTAATCGCTTTGTCTGTCCTGCTGCCATTGCTGTATATTTTATTTGTACCGCTTTTGAAGTGGAACCAGCGTATTTTAATCAATTCATGTTTCCTCCTCTCTTCAGTTGCGTCAATACTCGGCATCGCAGGAGGCATCTGGGCTGTCGGCAGCGGCATTACCAGTCAGATAGTCCTTCCGTTAGGGCTTCCTGACCTCCCGTTCCACCTCAGGCTTGATCCCCTTGCCGGGTTCTTTATCACCGTCATATGCCTGCTATCATTTTTTATATCAATCTATTCCATGGGCTATATCAAGGGATATCTCGGGCGCAGGCCTGTAACAAGCCTTGTTGTCTTTTATTGCCTCTTTCTTGCCGGCATGATGATGGTTGTGCTGGCTGATGACGCCCTCTTCTTTATGATCTCTTGGGAGGTCATGGCAGCGGCTTCATACTTCCTTGTAATGTTTGAAGATGACCGCATAGAGAACAGGAGGGCCGCATTTCTATATCTGACAATTGCGCATGTAGGAGCTATGGCGATCCTTTTATCATTTGGCGTCATGGCAGGGCTTGCGACTGGTTTTGAAAGTTTCAACGGCTATACTTTTGACGCCATGCGGCAGGCGGAGTTTCCCCTGACATGGGCTGCAGTGGCATTTTTCCTGGCGTTCTTCGGGTTTGCCGCAAAGGCAGGCGTAATTCCTCTGCATGTATGGCTGCCTGAGGCGCATCCTGTTGCGCCGTCCAATATTTCCGCGCTCATGAGCGGTGTGATGCTCAAGACCGCTATCTACGGAATAATTCGTGTGTCATTTGATCTCATCAGGGTATTCCCGTGGTGGTGGGGAGCGATAGTGCTGATATTCGGCCTTATATCCGCTGTCATGGGTGTGCTCTATGCACTGATGCAGAATGATCTGAAGAGGCTTCTGGCATACTCGAGCGTAGAGAATGTCGGTATCATTTTGATCGGCATCGGATTGTCCATGATATTTACTTCATTTAACATGCCCCTGATGGCGGCGCTCGCGCTCATAGCCGGGCTTTATCATACAATGAATCACGCTATGTTCAAAGGCCTGCTGTTTATGGGGGCAGGCGTTGTGCTCCACGCTACAAAAGAGCGCAACATGGAAGAGATGGGCGGGCTGATACACCGCATGCCGTGGACCGCTGCGCTCTTTCTTGTCGGCTGCGTCTCCATCTCCGCGCTGCCTCCTTTTAACGGGTTTGTGTCAGAGTGGCTGACCTTGCAGGCCTTTCTGCTTTCACCTGCCCTGCCGATCCCAATGCTCCGGCTGCTGATACCGCTTGGCGCTGCGCTTCTGGCCTTGACAGGCGCGCTCGCCGCCGCCTGTTTTGTAAAGGCATTTGGAGTCACTTTTCTTGGACACTGGAGAGGCCGCAGGAACCCGCGCATCAATGAGGGGAGCTGGTTTATGCGTTCAGGTATGATATTAGCAGCGCTTTCGTGTCTCGCCCTCGGGATACTTCCTACTTTTTTTATTAGCTGGCTGGATAATATCCCGGCACAGCTGATAGGAACAAAGATCAATGCTTCAACCGGAGCTTACGGCTGGATATGGCTGACGCCGGTTGCGCCTGAGAGGGCTTCATATTCAGGCATCTCAGTCTTTTTCGGCTTACTCTTTGTCGTAGCCGCAACATATATTGTCCTGCACATAAGGCGCAGCTCTGTAACAAGGGTGCCCATCTGGGACTGCGGTTTTCAAAAGCTTAACCAGAGAATGCAGTATAACTCCACATCCTTTGCAATGCCTCTGCGCAGGATATTCGGATTCCTTTTTAATATCAAAGAAGGAGTAAAGCTTATTCCGCAGCAGGCTGGACATAACGCTTTTCCCAGGAGGATAAATTATTCTCTCCGTATCAGAGACCGCTTCTGGGGCTGGCTATATATGCCGATCATTCAATCGAGTTTCTGGGTAGCGCGGCAGGCAGGCAGGCTTCAGCAGGGGCGAATTCAGGTGTATCTCATATATTCTTTTATAACTATCATTGTGCTGTTGATCTTCTCAAGATGA
- a CDS encoding YajQ family cyclic di-GMP-binding protein encodes MASEHTFDIVSKVNLQEVLNAVDQSMKEILQRFDFKNSKSDIELDQDKNELTLTSDDEYKLKSVIDVLESKLVKRKVSLKALEYGKIEPAALNTVRQVVKLQQGVPIEKSKEIVKMIKNAKMKVQAEIQSDQVRVKGKKIDDLQEVMALIKAKDLGIHLEFVNFR; translated from the coding sequence ATGGCTTCAGAACATACCTTTGATATAGTGAGCAAAGTAAACCTTCAGGAGGTCTTGAACGCGGTTGACCAGTCGATGAAGGAGATACTTCAGAGGTTCGACTTTAAGAACAGCAAGAGCGATATAGAGCTTGACCAGGACAAGAATGAATTAACCCTCACTTCTGATGATGAATATAAGCTGAAGAGCGTTATTGATGTTCTGGAGAGCAAGCTCGTTAAGAGAAAGGTCTCGTTAAAGGCGCTTGAATACGGGAAGATAGAGCCGGCTGCGTTAAATACCGTAAGGCAGGTCGTCAAGCTTCAGCAGGGAGTCCCTATCGAGAAGTCGAAAGAGATAGTCAAGATGATAAAGAACGCAAAGATGAAGGTTCAGGCAGAGATACAGAGCGACCAGGTACGGGTAAAGGGAAAGAAGATAGACGACCTTCAGGAAGTCATGGCGCTGATAAAAGCGAAAGACCTCGGGATCCATCTCGAGTTTGTGAATTTCAGATAA